In Silene latifolia isolate original U9 population chromosome 6, ASM4854445v1, whole genome shotgun sequence, the genomic window TTTCCATGATGCACCGCACtcttatcaaactcccaaggtctacCAAGTAGGAGATGGCAAGAATCCAtgggtagaacatcacaaagaacctTATCAACATAATTCTTGCCAATGGAAAAAGATACTAGGCATTGTTTGTCAACCTTCAATTCGGCTCCCTTGTCAAGCCACCTTAATTTGTAAGGACATGGATGGTTTTGGGTGGTTAAGGAAAGTTTCTCAACAAGGACACTAGAGGCCACATTAGTACAactacctccatcaatgattaGGTTGCAAACTCTCCCTCCAATGGTACACCTAGACCTAAAAAGTTGTTGTCTTTGATCCATTTCCAATGGTTGAGCACTCAAcactctccaagtgactagactcATCCCGGAATCCGGCAACACTACCTCCTCATCCTTAGTTTCCTCGGtttcctcatcctcatcacacacaagaatctcatcctctccccaatgaaccacttcaaagctactaagggttCTTTGAGTTGGACATTCTTTGGCAAAATGACCATAACCTTGACATTTGAAACATTTTTTTAGGGGTAAGGTCTTTCTTTGTGAGTAGTCAATGCCTTTTCCTTTGTCAAGTGTGGGGGTCACGGTTGGGGTGTGGATTTCTTTGGGTTTGGTCTCGGCATAGGTAGTCTTGGTGGTTGTTTTGGTCGGCAATTTTGAAGTGGACGGTTTCCCCTTGCCCCATTTTCCACCCTTAAAGCCAAGTTCACGGCTTCATTGAAAGACCACAATGGTTGCATTCGGACCCTACTAGCAATTTTATCATCcaacccttcaacaaatctagcaattttttgttccggtttctcattgatttcacattgcaaagtgagttgttcgaaatccctaatgtaagactcaagtggttgttgatcttgttttagttGAGTAAGTTTAATGAACATGTCTTGAGTATATTCTTTAGGAATAAACTTGTCACTAAGCTTCTTTTTCAATTTCGACCAAGATTTTATGGGCTCTTTACCATCCCTCTTCCTTTGACTCTTCAtgttttcataccaaagagatgcataaCCTTTGAATTTTAAAATAGCAACCTTGAAAGACTTAGCATCCGAGTATGacttaaattcaaagactctttcaattgacctaaaccaatctagtaagtcatcgggatttaaactaccatggaagtccggaatttctacctttaggtCTTTAGGATGCTCTTCATGCTCGATCTCCATGAAAGAACCCTCTTCATCCGAGTGCACGTCCTCCTCTTCATGGTTGGCTTCGTGGTCTCTTACTCCAAACCCTCGGCCACGTCCTCTACCACGGTAAGGTGGAGGTCTTCCTCGGCCCCTTGGTGGTGTGggaatgttagccatgatagcattgaaggaatctatcattaggtcgcatttctcggagagttgtgttacttgagtctcaattccaagtagcatttcttcactcatggttgtttttgtgtttgtgatGTAGGTAGGAAGATGAACTCACAAAGGTTGAACCCAAGACTAGCACAACAATGGAATTGTGCTAAAcctaaagctctgataaccaatttgaagtgAAATCTTCAAGACTCGGGTTTTGATTAAAAAGGACACGATTTGGACAGTAAAAGGGACTGTTTAATTGTGATAAAAACGAATAAAAACTCAACAAAGCAGTGAAGGCGCAATCAACAAACAGATTTAACTGTTTAAAAATCACGGTtccagaactctacaatcgaatagagtagaGGATGCGATTGGGATATGAATTAACCCAAGCACACAGCCACTAGGTTAAGACTAAAGGATAATTTTCAAGCACACAACAAAGAAAAATACCCAAGGACTATCttcaagcacacagcaaagaagaatacccgactctaagcactaagcaaaagaggtttagtagaaatcatggtttctaacttgtgtttgttCATTCATCAAATTCTGATTTTTACACTAAGGATTGCCTTGCTTTTATAGACTAAGCAAAATAATCCTATCCATTCATCTAACCTAGTAATCTAACGGCCCAAAAGACCCCTAGGAAACCGGTTTCAAAAGGTGGCCCAAGGCCTTACACAAGTTAAAAATcttaaaggaaaaaaaagaaagtaaactaatgaggACAATGATAATTAGGACTCTTGGAAGCTTCAAAAGAGGTTCGGCCATTCTTGTGCAAGAGTAGTAGAGCAACAAAAGGAGCCTTGTGGATGTCTTGGTTAATTTAGGAAGGGCGAAAGGGACTTGAAAGCGACCCTTGTACTTACCATTGCAAACCGTGTAGTCCTAGCCCCACCGGTTTTGTTCCTTGCTTTTCTCTTTGATTATCTCCTTCCCAAGGCACAAGCTCTTGGACAAAAATACTCTAGACTCTTCATGGAATACTTTCAAGCCAAAAAAGCTCCATATTTCttagacggatttcttatttggaCCCTATTTTGGTcaagggaccaaaaccgggtaaaAACATGCCTAAGGTGATTTGTTTTGCTTcagcgggagtgacttcacgctctagttcgatgtgcacattaatgggacagggttatcgctcggtaggatgagcggggatttggtgggtacggctgcggtcccccactggcaggctGGTCCAGTgaacagtcggtgacggagattgattggagtgggtgtgattgtgtgtgtgaccgtgtgagctgcttgtttactgtgttgttgatttatataaattgtgtgattaatcttgaccccgtttaaatgttttaaaagcgtggtgatccattcggggtggtgagcgagttattgagcggtattgtatgacgcgcatgggatagctggatGAGTCATCAtgtggcgattagaagtcttccgcatTTGTGTGAGACGATGTTTTAAAGCTTTGTTAGTTTCTGtagtagaccgtctgaggatgttgcatttcagtttatcagttttggttttgatcatgtaatcatttaaactatatttacttttaaagtacatttctttattgtcttatgattatcattgcctcgggtaaccgagatggtagcacttccataccttaagtggtcctggtaagtaACAAGCAAGTATCATGGACCATCAGTCCATGGCATTTATCTGAGAAGAAGAAAGAAGGACGGTGGTTAATAGATGATTCTTAGTTGTACTTAGTCTGTCCTCCATCAACTTTATCAACTCGATTAgactagttaattaacttagttgTTCAATGGTTATTACCCTACTTTAGGAGTATATACTCAAGTCTTTAGGATTGTACAAACACACTTTTAAAATTATTGAATTCATCATCAGAAAACTCAACCAAAACTCTTCCAACAATGAATGCAGTCTTCTACTTTCTTTATTGGCATTAAACTCAATACCCATCCCCAGCTTCTCGCCGTTTACTGCGAAACTAATTGCTGTAAAAACAATGAAGAGAAGTAAAAATACCACTACGTCATCCAAATTTTTACCACCTGAAGTTGGAATCAGATCTTGTCAAAATTTCCGGCGAAAACCCTATTAAAATTAAGGTGCGTATGTAAATACTGGCGTTCGATTATTGATAACCCTAATTTCGTTCAAAttcatttccaacattcccaattcAATTCTGAAAATAATAGATTATTGGTAGCCCTCGAGGGTATGGGATGCTCTGGGGATCAAGGGTATTTATTGACAGTTCGCGATGCTCAAACTCTTGGTATATTCGATCGCATTTTTAGAACACATTCGTACAAGTACCGTATTATAACTAGCTGTAATGGGTTGCTTTTAGTAGCACAATTTAGATATAATTGTAACCAGGAGGAAGAATTGAGATTGTGGAACCCTTGTATTCGCAAATCGTTGTTACTTCCCACTTGCCCATTTCGCCCCTATTTACTTGACGGCCTTAGTTGCTATTTGTTTGGGTTTGCGCCTCGTAGTAAGGATTATAATGTGGTTGCATTTAAGTTTAAGATTGATGATACTTTGGGTGAAGAGGGTAAAAAAATGTTATTCGCAGTTTATACTCTCAGTAATCGACAATGGACTGTCAGGAATGATCCCGTCAATTTCACTAATCTCAACATTATTAGTATGGATGGGCTGTTTTGTAATTTATCAACTGCTGTTTTCTTTCGAGGGGCAACATACTGGCTTGGAAATAATGATAAACAAAGGAGATTATTAACTCATCTTTGTTCCTTTGACTTTGATACGGAAAATATCACCTGTTTGAAACTACCTTTTAGTCTGGATGAAAAATGTCCCATTCTGTTTCTGTTTCTTCTTTGGGAATCACTAGCTATATTCCGTATTTCTCCGATAACTTCCAGCATATGGGTGCTTGATCAGGACAATAAACATAGGCCATGGACTCTACGGTTTTCAGGAAAATCAAGTTGGGATGGTTTTAAAGTATTCAATTTGTGCTATGTAAAATGTCGAAAGGTGCTCTATTGTGAGACTGATGGTGGCTATTTTGTTTGCGGGGACCAGGCTTATAATATAGCTAGTTGCAAAGTGGAGCCGCTGAAAATATCAATGAGTTCTAATTTTTACTTGGAAACGTATTCGGAGAGCTTGGCATTGTCCACAGGATACGGATCCCGTGATTTAAGGTCCTTCCCATGAATTAGAGACTTCTGGCTGTTAGTCAACCTATCTTGAATATATCAATTGCGATCATACCTATTGCTTGTTGAGAAGCTAGAATTCGTGTTATTTCTAGCATCTTGCCTTATCTGCTCTTTCCTTAGGCATTCCTTGGCTGTGTATGTCTTTGAATATTTCAGATACGTGTTTACATTATGGTATGCATAGGTATTTTTATCTTCCTTTCTCCCATTTATTTAGAGATTCTTCGTGATTGTTGATTTCTAATAGAATTCTTCACCCATTTTTACGATTATACAGCTGCCTATGTTAAAAGCACCGCTGAGTATTTGCTGCATAAGCTGATATATATGAAATTCGCCGTCATTCTTTAGAGTTAACATGAAGTCAGATAAATTGATGTACATCTGCGAAACTTTCTTATATGAATGAATGACCCATACATGCTGAGTAGCAAGAGTATAAATATTGGTACAAATGATCTGAATTTGTTACTTAAGATGTTTTTGGTACTCATTTTGACGGTCTGAAGCTTCCTAAAATTACGATTGTTCTCTGCCTCTCTAAGTGCAAATTACCAGTTATACAAAACATTTTCTTCAGGTTTGTTTGTAGCTTGTGGTTCAATTCAAAACCTGCTCTGCTGTCCTAATTCATCACTTTATGTGAAGTCAAGTGTGAACTACTTGCTTCATGATCGATGATGCCATGTTGAAATGTGCGTTTTTTTAAGAGAAATGAGAAAATCCTTGCTATTTTCCCCTTGCCCATTTCCTATCTCTTTGGAGTTGTCTATTTAGATGTGCATTTTGATTTGCTTTTCAAAGAAAGGATAAGTCGTTGCGATCACGACTGTAGGAAGTGAGGATCTAGAGGCTACAAAAGGTGAGTGTGGCAGTTTAGACACTCAGTGATCGACTATTGTTAGCTTTTTACTGCTTACTTGGTTCATTGCTTGGCTTTGAGAAGACCCACGGTTGGGAAACAATGGATATTAGCAGTCGCTACTACACTCTTCTTGCTGTTCCGCTAGCTTGAATTTGCTGTTAGTTCTGTCATACTGGTTAGTTTGTTACTTCTTGGCTTTATACATTATGCTTTTTTTTCCGAGAATAGTCTTTATGTGTTCACACTCCGCAGCACAAAGGTAAAGGCTGTACATATCGTATCGTACTCCACCATAGTCATGAGCTGACACTCGGGTAGTGCAGTACTGCAGTTTAGAAGATCACTCATTTTGTCCTTTCTAGGCAATCATGTTTTGGTTTCTCAGTATGACAGCTCTGGGTCCTATATTAATCAATGTTAGTCCACATCGTTGTTTAATTGTGCTGATATGATAGATTTTGCATATCCTGGGTTACGGCcttgttgtttggctttaatGTTGTTCTTTATATTGCTATTGGTCCTAAACCACCCCCTTGAATTTTAACATCGTTTCTTCACTTTGTGATGTCTGGTTAGCCTAGATGAACCTCCATTACTTAGGTTTTATGTTGACGATATTTATTGCGTCTTTTTCATTTTTCAGAAAGGGCATAGTTTAGTTAAAAGCAAGAGTAACAGAATTCAAATGTGTAGTCTATTCTTTAGTACTTTGTATACCGTTGTACGAGTATTTTATTATGTTTTGCCGAGTAGTTAAGTATTGTATGGTGATGAGAAGCTGTGGGCTCAGGAAATTCTCCCAAGGCTGGCCATCCGTCAAATAAACTCTGCTGAGATTCAGGTGTGTCTGTAAATACTGATGCTCTATAGTTGATGACACTTTTTTATTACATTCTTCTAAAACTATACGACAATTGCGAGAAGAAATAAAATCTCGCCATGGGATGCTTGGAGTATGATGGTTTCAGAGGAATTAGGTTTACAATTCGTAGAACTATCACATTCAGGAAAGGTATTCATCTCTTCAAAACCAGAATTATGCAGGTTCTCAGGAGTAGAAATGCGTTGGTTTTGCCGGGATTTGGTCACTAGTTGAAATTTCGGAACTCCTCTGTTATTTGTGGAGGACCAAAATCTGTAGGTGGTGAATATTGGTGTGATCATGATCTTGCTTTCTTTGACTTTGATACCGAGGAGCTGAGCTATACTTGATTTGCCTAGTTGGTGTCAACAGTTTTATGCATGGAAACGGCTCGATGTCATTTTCTTCTTGGGGAGTCACTAGCGATCTAGTATTTCGTCAGTCAGTTGGCGTATGTGGATGATAGAAAAGGGTGGCCAATAGTGATTAAGGAGACTCTGGTTTTCAGAGTAGTCTAGTTATGGAAAGCTTGATGTTAAGTAGTGGATATGCTGTCCGGACTATTACGTTCTCCCCGATAAGGCGGTAACTGCACAAGACTAGTAGATAACAGGTGATTCTGTCGCTTGTAAGTCACGTCACCGTCCAATGCTCCGTATCAGGTAGCAGGGACTAGTAAGGTCAGAGACTCACAGGGAGTAATACTGATACATTTGATTCTGGTTTGACATTTGTTTCTATTAGAATTCTCATTATGGCTTGAGGTAACGAATAATGTCAGATAAGGCAGAACATTTTTTACACAAGTTTTTTTTTCAGCAGGCATAAAGCTATCAAAAAGGTACTATATTGAGTCGGGTATGAAACAACTGTCTCTGTTTAATCATGTCATTAACCGAATTATTAATAAAAAAAGTACTCTCCGAATTATAAAGAAAACcccgaataggagggagtatattgagCCGAATATTAGTTTTTTGAACGTTTTGTATGCTAAAGTGGTGGGAAGattttttattttacttttatttttgtttgttattataattatttatTACTGCTACGTCAGTATCGGGTCATCTGATATAACAACTAAAAATTAGTCGAGTCTATTTTAAGAATGGTATATAAAGTTGGGATTATTTTAAGTTAATATGTAATTCGGACTATTTGAAGGAGTATGAATTATTTCTATGAAATACTCCCCCGTCCTGGTCAAtggttgtcctttggttttggcacaaagacccaGGAAAGGGGAGAAGGCCAATTGTAAGATGACAAGTGGACTAAATTGAGTTTGAAacatcaaattgctcatcaaatgtaaacctaaaatagaaatgacaacaattgaTTGAGACACCATAAAATAAAAAATGACAACAAATAACCGTACGGAGTAAGTAATCCATTTTAAAATCAcacttaatattttattttttttgaggaaaaaatcacacttaatagtaaattataaatcacaaattcaaAAAATATTTGTTTTTCTCTTAATCATTAACCCAAAAACGACCCATATTAAGATAAACTCGACCCATTTAACCCAAAGTGAATAGGATAAGTGTTGAAGAGCCGAAGAGGTGAGAACTGAGAAGTCAAATGAAGGTGGCGTAACAAATACCACCatcattgtcaaaaaaaaaaaaaaacaaataccaCCAACCACCCCTTTAATTACACCACACAATTACCACCAACACCAAGTCACCAACCACCGACCTCTTTATTTTTAAACCATACAGTTACCATTTACCACCGGCACCTCACGCTATTCCTCAAATCTCTAGATCTGAGAGTTTACCACCATCCTCAATTTTTTTGACGTTTACTGAGTAATAACAACATTAGTGCTGTAAAAACAACAATGAGCAGCAGCAAGAATCCAACATCATCATCAAAATTGCCGTATATCCCATCCGAAATTTGGATTCAGATTTTCCCAACATTACCGGCGAAAACCCTTTTACGATTCAGGTGCGTATGTAAATCTTGGCGTTCTATTATCGATAACCCTGATTTCGTTCACATGCATTTTCAACATTCCCAAATCAATTCTGAAAATAATATGAGTAATAAATTATTGTTAACCCTTGAGGGTATGGGACACTATGGAAATGAAGGGTGTGTGTTGACAGTTTGTGATGCTCAAACTCTTGCTAAAATTGATCGAATTGCTAGAATTCATTCGGACAGGTACCGTATCTTAGGTAGCTGTAGTGGTTTGCTTTTAGTTGAACGATCTAATTATAGGAGTACTTGTCACCACGAATTGAGATTGTGGAACCCTTGTATTCGCAAATTGTTGATACTTCCTACTTGCCCACTTCGCTCCTATTTGAACGATGACACTACTTGGTATGTGTTAGGGTTCGCCCCTCATACTCAGGATTATAAAGTTGTTAAGTTCGCATTTGACAAGTATCAAGATTCTGGAAATGTGTATATTGCAGTTTATACACTCAGTAATCAACAATGGACCATCAGAAATGATCCCCTCACTGTCCCTATTCTCGATAATTATTATAGGTGTAGGCTATTTGACTCTGTATCAACAGCTGTTTTCTTTCGAGGTGCAGTACACTGGCTTGGAATAATTGATAACCTAACGCATGCATTTACTCATCTTGCTTCCTTTGACTTTGATCACGAAAAAATAACCTTTTTGGAACTGCCATTTACTTGCGAAGAAAAAGGCACCTTGAGGTTTCTGTTTTTTCTTCGGGGGTCGCTAGCCGTTTTCAGTATTTCTGAAGTAACTTCCAGCATATGGATGCTAGACCTCGACAACCAAAAGAGGCCGTGGACTCTATGGTTTTCAGGGAAATCAACTCTGGATGGTTATAAAGCATTCGAGTTGTGCTCTGCTAATCTTGAAAAGGCCAGGCTCGTTAGCCTTTCCCCGGAAAAAGAAGCAAAAGAGCGAATGATCAAGGTGTTCTATTGTGAGAGTGATGGTGGCTATTTAGTTTGCGGGAACAAGGCTTATAATATAGCTAGTGGCAAAGTACAACCGTTCAAAAGATATATGAGCTCTCATTTAAAACTGGAAACGTATTCGGAGAGCTTGGTGTTGTCCAATGCATACGGAGCCCGTGATTTGAGGTCCTTCTCATGAATAAGAGATTTCTGGCTGTTAGTTAACCAACCTTGAACGTATCAATTGTGATGATGCCTCTTGCTCTTTGAGAAGCTAGAATTCGTGTTATTTCTAGCATCTTGCCTTAGCTTCTTTTTACTTGGCATTCCTTGTCTGTGTATGTCTTGAATATTTCAGATACATATTTACATTATGGTATGCATAGGTACTTTTGCCTTAGCTTCTTTTTCCTTCGTGATTGTTGATTTCTAATAGAATTCTTCACCCATTTTCACAATTAAACAGCTGCCTATGTTAAAACCATTACTGAATATTTGCTGCATATGCTCTAGCTCTGTGATATATATGAAACTAGCTGTCATTATTGAGAGTTAACATGAAGTCCGATAAATTGTTGTACATCTGCGAAACTTTCTTATGTGGAATGAATGTGTATACATGCTGAGTATTAGGAGTATAAATATTGGCACAAATGATCTGAATTGGTTACTTAGGATGTTTTGTGTACTCATTTTGACGGTCTGAAGTTTCCTAATGTTATGATTGTTCCCTGCATATCTAAGTTGCAAATGACTGTTTGAAGTTTCACAATATGAAGCGAGAATTACGAGAGTGGGAGTACACAACGTCTATTAAGCAATGTAAACGGGCAAGTCTGCGATATTGCCATCTTTAGTATTCCGTGGTCACCTCATTGACAATATCGTTATATTAGGTAGCAATGTAGCACGTCAGTGGATAAGGTTGTTTATTTAGAAACTCAGTAATCGACTATTGTTAGTTTGTTACTGCTTGCTTGATTCATTGCTTGGCTTTAAGAAGACCCTCTGTTCGGAAACAATGGATATGGCAGTCATTAGCTTGAATTACTGTTATTTCTATCATAATGTTGTTATTTTGTTACTGCTACGCTTTATTCATTGTTGGTTTTTCCGACAATAATCTTTATGTATGTCAGTATGTGTTTGCAGCCCAAAGGTGAAAGCAATTGTTACGgccgtcttgttgtttggctttaatgtttttcgttttatTGTTGTTGGTTATAAACCAACCCCCTCGAATTTCAACACCGCTTTTTTAGGTTGACGATATTTTTTGCGTCTTTTTCAATTTAGGTTTCCAAGACGTCCAAGTAAATGATGTTTGGTATTTAAAGTTAATTCTATATCGACTTATAACTGCAGTGGCGTAACCACATATATGGTTGTGGGGTCTTGAGATCCCACAATTTTCCGACAATTGACgttttttaccattaaaatttGTCCGTTTTGAAAATTTTATGTCTTTAAAACCCCGTAATAAAAAATGATTAACAATTACATTAAAATAGACCTCACATGTAAAAGATTCTGACTCCACCTATAAGAGGATTGACGAGAACTATATTTGTTGTGGGACTAAGTTATTACTGCTTGGCTTCATTCATTATGGATGAAGTGTTCGCAAATCGCAACACAAAGCTAATACTCAAATATTGTGCACTAACTTCTTGGTGTAAAACTGTAATTCAAACCACTCACATATTGAGTATATCCAAGCACACAAATTCTCATCTATTCATGGTTCGAATATATTTATACCTCTCTCTTATAAAACCGTCCTTTGACATATGACTAATCCAAATTAAGAATGGCCCAAATTTAACatatatttatattttattttgcaattaaataatttaataatGAAATCTATTCTATACTCCATTACCATTTTTACCCGTCTAGACCCAGCAAAACTGATCTGCTCGAATGACCCCGACACGAATAACCGGACCCAACACCCGTACTCGAATCCGAATTAATCCGACTCACTATAACTCGACCCAAATATTTATTGttgggaattttttttttcataaataaCCCGACTCGATTCAAACTGTCGAGAACCTGAAATTGACCCTCCCGAACCGGCCTGGATTAACCTGTTTACTAGGGTCTCGTTTGGTTGCCCTTTGTAAATCATGGGAGTTGCAAAATCCCATGAATTACAAAACTAGGACTTGTTTGGTTGCCTACTTTATGCCATAATGTAGAAATTCAATTTTCCAAAGAGTTTCCAACTCCTCCACAATGGAGAAGTTGAATTACCTAGGCCCCCTAGGTAATTGCAAACTCCTGTGTAATTGAACTCCTACGTCGACAACCAAACGGATATAGCTA contains:
- the LOC141587674 gene encoding uncharacterized protein LOC141587674; this encodes MGCSGDQGYLLTVRDAQTLGIFDRIFRTHSYKYRIITSCNGLLLVAQFRYNCNQEEELRLWNPCIRKSLLLPTCPFRPYLLDGLSCYLFGFAPRSKDYNVVAFKFKIDDTLGEEGKKMLFAVYTLSNRQWTVRNDPVNFTNLNIISMDGLFCNLSTAVFFRGATYWLGNNDKQRRLLTHLCSFDFDTENITCLKLPFSLDEKCPILFLFLLWESLAIFRISPITSSIWVLDQDNKHRPWTLRFSGKSSWDGFKVFNLCYVKCRKVLYCETDGGYFVCGDQAYNIASCKVEPLKISMSSNFYLETYSESLALSTGYGSRDLRSFP
- the LOC141587675 gene encoding F-box/kelch-repeat protein At3g23880-like; amino-acid sequence: MSSSKNPTSSSKLPYIPSEIWIQIFPTLPAKTLLRFRCVCKSWRSIIDNPDFVHMHFQHSQINSENNMSNKLLLTLEGMGHYGNEGCVLTVCDAQTLAKIDRIARIHSDRYRILGSCSGLLLVERSNYRSTCHHELRLWNPCIRKLLILPTCPLRSYLNDDTTWYVLGFAPHTQDYKVVKFAFDKYQDSGNVYIAVYTLSNQQWTIRNDPLTVPILDNYYRCRLFDSVSTAVFFRGAVHWLGIIDNLTHAFTHLASFDFDHEKITFLELPFTCEEKGTLRFLFFLRGSLAVFSISEVTSSIWMLDLDNQKRPWTLWFSGKSTLDGYKAFELCSANLEKARLVSLSPEKEAKERMIKVFYCESDGGYLVCGNKAYNIASGKVQPFKRYMSSHLKLETYSESLVLSNAYGARDLRSFS